A genomic region of Clostridiales bacterium contains the following coding sequences:
- the truA gene encoding tRNA pseudouridine(38-40) synthase TruA has product MVPGTQESIDATSTLVLTLAYDGARFAGFARQPGLDTVQGRVESALTTVFGRAVETTGAGRTDAGVHALGQVVSAPLYGENPDPHVLVRSLNALVGEGVAVTGVTRAVAGFSARHSAIRREYRYTLVPGPVPPLFLRSTAWWVKRALDVGAMRDAGALLIGEHDFRSFCVAESAKGRVTRRRIEKLEVYPDVQLGERAIVVRVVGNAFLHSMVRVIVGSLVEVGSGRHPAGWIADALESRDRSAAGPTAPPHGLVLWRVEYAEDPWIRPGACEIDTPDGGG; this is encoded by the coding sequence ATGGTGCCGGGGACACAGGAATCTATCGATGCCACGAGCACCCTCGTGCTCACGCTCGCCTACGATGGCGCGCGCTTCGCGGGATTCGCTCGGCAACCTGGGCTCGACACGGTTCAGGGACGAGTCGAGTCTGCGCTCACCACCGTGTTTGGGCGTGCTGTGGAGACGACGGGCGCCGGGCGCACCGACGCGGGGGTCCACGCGCTCGGCCAGGTCGTCTCGGCCCCGCTATACGGTGAGAATCCGGACCCCCACGTGCTTGTGCGCTCTCTTAATGCGCTTGTGGGAGAGGGCGTGGCCGTCACCGGTGTCACGCGCGCGGTAGCTGGATTCTCGGCACGGCACTCAGCGATACGCCGAGAGTACCGCTATACCCTCGTGCCCGGACCGGTGCCGCCGCTCTTCTTGAGATCCACAGCGTGGTGGGTGAAGCGCGCACTCGACGTTGGCGCGATGCGTGACGCGGGCGCGCTCCTTATAGGCGAGCATGATTTCCGTTCGTTCTGTGTGGCCGAGAGCGCCAAGGGGCGTGTCACGAGACGCCGGATAGAGAAGCTTGAAGTCTACCCTGACGTTCAGCTCGGCGAGCGTGCTATCGTGGTGCGTGTTGTAGGCAATGCCTTCCTGCATTCGATGGTACGCGTAATAGTCGGTTCCCTCGTCGAGGTGGGGAGCGGGAGACATCCGGCGGGGTGGATCGCCGACGCGCTCGAGTCACGGGACCGGTCGGCGGCCGGACCCACCGCTCCGCCGCACGGACTTGTGCTCTGGCGCGTGGAGTACGCCGAGGACCCATGGATACGCCCGGGTGCGTGTGAAATTGACACGCCGGATGGCGGTGGCTAA
- a CDS encoding energy-coupling factor transporter transmembrane protein EcfT: MKPPVPFGQYVPGNSGIHRLEARAKMGVAAAFTAMLFAVEGFAGLGVSAVITVAAVVLSGVPPRLVLRGVRVVSFILFFTLLAHALRWDSATVALVRVGPLSVDADGLLTGMFFATRIVLLVVGTSLVALTTSPVRLTEGLERLMRPLERVGLPAGDIAMMLTVALRFIPTTAEEAEKVVVAQMARGARFDRGGPISRAKAYVPVLVPLFVGLFRRADELATAMESRCYRGGTGRTRLTERRMGASDWTVLAASVALMVMLGVTL, encoded by the coding sequence ATGAAGCCCCCTGTACCGTTCGGTCAGTACGTGCCCGGCAACTCTGGGATCCACCGGCTCGAGGCGCGCGCCAAGATGGGGGTCGCTGCCGCGTTTACCGCAATGCTGTTCGCGGTCGAAGGGTTCGCCGGTCTCGGCGTCTCGGCGGTCATCACGGTCGCAGCCGTCGTACTCTCAGGTGTACCGCCGAGGCTCGTCTTGCGCGGTGTTCGCGTCGTCTCCTTCATTCTTTTCTTCACCCTGCTCGCCCATGCGTTGCGCTGGGACTCCGCGACGGTGGCTCTCGTGCGCGTTGGCCCGCTTTCTGTTGACGCTGACGGCTTGCTCACCGGGATGTTTTTTGCGACGCGCATCGTGTTGCTTGTGGTGGGCACGTCGCTCGTCGCGCTCACCACCTCGCCGGTGCGCCTCACTGAGGGGCTTGAACGGTTGATGCGACCGCTCGAGCGTGTCGGGTTGCCCGCCGGAGACATCGCGATGATGCTGACGGTCGCGCTAAGGTTCATCCCGACGACAGCAGAGGAGGCCGAGAAGGTCGTGGTCGCGCAGATGGCCCGCGGTGCGCGGTTCGATCGGGGAGGACCGATATCGCGAGCGAAGGCGTACGTGCCTGTACTCGTTCCGCTCTTCGTCGGCCTGTTCCGCCGGGCCGACGAGTTGGCGACGGCGATGGAGTCCCGGTGCTATCGTGGGGGCACCGGGCGCACGCGGCTTACGGAGAGGCGGATGGGCGCCAGCGACTGGACGGTGCTCGCCGCAAGCGTCGCGCTCATGGTGATGCTTGGAGTGACGCTCTAA
- a CDS encoding ATP-binding cassette domain-containing protein has protein sequence MRLALRDIGYTYAQGTSFAVRALSGVGLEVDRGELVLVLGATGSGKSTLLRIAAGLLSPAEGTVMLNGSPVSRPPEIIGRVGLVFQSPQTQLFAETVEEDVAFGPRNLGRGHDAALEAAREALERVGLDWRTFGPRSPFALSGGEAHRVAIAGVLAMRPEIVLFDEPTTGLDVSGRRAVRVIVEELRERAGVAIVTHDVEEFLGVADRVIVLSEGVLAYSGGAGALIDEPARFQAAGLRVPEVLRAQVMAREAGVPMTCFSLDPHAAAALVAGARERKGKRERKR, from the coding sequence GTGAGACTCGCGCTCCGTGACATCGGATACACATACGCACAAGGGACCTCGTTCGCTGTGCGCGCGCTTTCTGGGGTGGGTCTCGAGGTGGACCGGGGCGAGCTCGTGCTTGTGCTCGGCGCGACCGGGTCGGGCAAGTCGACGCTACTGAGGATCGCCGCAGGACTGCTCTCGCCTGCCGAGGGCACCGTTATGCTGAATGGTTCGCCGGTCAGCCGTCCGCCAGAGATCATCGGGCGCGTGGGACTCGTGTTCCAGTCGCCTCAGACGCAACTATTCGCCGAGACGGTTGAAGAAGACGTCGCGTTCGGTCCGCGAAATCTCGGACGCGGCCATGATGCCGCGCTCGAAGCGGCACGGGAGGCGCTCGAGCGCGTAGGCCTCGATTGGCGCACTTTCGGCCCGCGGTCCCCGTTCGCGCTCTCAGGCGGCGAAGCGCACCGCGTCGCAATCGCGGGGGTGCTCGCGATGCGTCCGGAGATCGTGTTGTTCGACGAGCCCACCACCGGACTTGATGTGAGCGGGCGCCGCGCCGTGCGCGTGATCGTGGAGGAGTTGCGTGAGCGTGCGGGCGTTGCCATCGTCACCCACGACGTCGAGGAGTTTCTCGGTGTCGCCGATAGAGTGATCGTGCTATCGGAAGGGGTTCTGGCGTACTCGGGAGGGGCGGGGGCGCTCATCGACGAACCCGCGCGTTTCCAAGCCGCCGGCCTTCGGGTTCCCGAGGTGCTCCGGGCGCAGGTGATGGCTCGTGAGGCCGGAGTGCCGATGACGTGCTTTTCGCTCGATCCTCACGCGGCTGCGGCGCTTGTGGCCGGAGCGCGGGAGCGGAAGGGGAAGCGGGAGCGGAAGCGATGA
- a CDS encoding energy-coupling factor transporter ATPase has product MALSAPRRRTGRVSPRGAWPSLYVSARQGVLRAMIVFDHVSYVYPGADENAVALDGVTFSVRPGEHVAVLGANGSGKSTLARLANGLLTPSAGRVTVDGIDTGDLARAWDVRSSVGMVFQDPDNQIVATTVEEDVAFGPENLGVPAPELRTRVDEALAAVGLAGLEAREPHQLSGGQRQRLAIAGALALLPAYLVLDEPTSMLDPQGRLDVLEAVSRQIDAGRGVLHVTHHLADASVADRVIVLTAGRIAFSGHPRGILGDEAALTSLGLSLPPIGRFAAELRSLGVPVPLEAMDAESVVAAL; this is encoded by the coding sequence ATGGCGCTATCGGCGCCACGGCGACGTACAGGGAGGGTCTCACCGCGAGGTGCATGGCCCTCCCTGTACGTCTCGGCACGGCAAGGGGTGCTGCGGGCGATGATCGTGTTCGACCACGTAAGCTACGTCTATCCTGGCGCGGACGAGAACGCTGTTGCGCTAGATGGCGTCACGTTCAGCGTGCGGCCTGGTGAGCATGTCGCGGTGCTCGGGGCGAACGGATCGGGGAAGTCGACCCTCGCAAGATTGGCTAACGGCTTGCTGACGCCGTCTGCTGGCCGCGTCACGGTCGATGGAATCGACACTGGTGATCTGGCCCGCGCATGGGATGTCCGCTCGAGTGTGGGCATGGTCTTTCAGGATCCCGACAATCAGATTGTGGCCACCACGGTTGAGGAAGATGTCGCCTTTGGCCCCGAGAACCTCGGCGTTCCCGCCCCTGAGTTGAGGACGCGTGTGGATGAGGCGCTTGCGGCCGTCGGACTTGCGGGTCTTGAGGCACGCGAGCCGCATCAACTCTCGGGCGGTCAACGCCAACGACTCGCGATCGCCGGAGCCCTCGCGCTCTTACCGGCCTACCTTGTGTTGGATGAGCCGACCTCCATGCTCGATCCGCAGGGGCGGTTGGATGTGTTAGAGGCGGTGAGTCGACAGATCGATGCGGGCCGGGGCGTATTGCACGTTACCCATCATCTCGCCGACGCGTCGGTAGCTGATCGCGTGATCGTTCTCACTGCCGGGCGGATCGCTTTTTCCGGTCATCCACGCGGGATCTTGGGCGATGAGGCAGCGCTTACGTCCCTCGGTCTGTCTCTGCCCCCGATAGGTCGTTTCGCCGCTGAACTGAGGTCCCTCGGCGTGCCCGTTCCCCTTGAGGCGATGGATGCCGAGAGCGTGGTGGCCGCGCTGTGA